The following are encoded in a window of Roseimaritima ulvae genomic DNA:
- a CDS encoding proteasome-type protease — MTFCIGIKVREGIVALADTRIVRGSEQSNKQKLAEFQHHGHSLFTMTSGLRSVRDKTLIYLDESLRNDPHPVDRLYQLVNRFGDQLRRVKAEDGAALQSTNHRFNSHAIIGGRLIDDAAPQLFYVYPEGNWIEATIDAPYFVIGRTYYGKPILDRLLNYDTPLRAAIGLAFLAFDATRTSVTDVDYPIDVAVLSNQAAYPIFRRFSEFEMSATTSWWSDVLRDALNQMPLDWTNDLAGNESQVNNNQ; from the coding sequence ATGACTTTCTGCATCGGCATCAAAGTGCGCGAGGGGATCGTCGCCCTGGCGGATACACGAATTGTGCGTGGCAGCGAGCAGTCCAACAAGCAGAAACTGGCCGAGTTTCAGCATCACGGCCACAGCCTGTTCACGATGACCAGTGGGTTGCGTTCGGTTCGCGACAAGACGCTGATCTATCTGGATGAATCGCTTCGCAATGATCCCCACCCCGTCGATCGACTTTATCAATTGGTCAATCGATTTGGCGATCAACTGCGGCGTGTTAAAGCGGAAGATGGGGCCGCCTTGCAGTCCACCAATCATCGCTTCAATTCACACGCCATCATCGGTGGTCGCTTGATCGACGACGCGGCTCCCCAGTTGTTCTACGTTTATCCGGAGGGCAATTGGATCGAGGCTACAATCGACGCACCCTATTTTGTGATTGGACGCACCTACTACGGCAAGCCGATTCTGGACCGGTTGCTCAACTACGACACGCCGCTGCGTGCCGCTATCGGTTTAGCGTTTCTTGCCTTCGATGCAACTCGCACCAGCGTTACCGATGTGGATTATCCCATCGATGTGGCCGTGCTTTCCAACCAAGCCGCTTACCCGATCTTTCGTCGCTTCAGCGAATTCGAAATGTCGGCGACGACATCGTGGTGGTCCGACGTGCTCCGCGACGCTCTGAACCAGATGCCGTTGGACTGGACCAACGACTTAGCCGGCAACGAATCGCAGGTCAACAACAATCAATAA